In Rattus norvegicus strain BN/NHsdMcwi chromosome 1, GRCr8, whole genome shotgun sequence, a genomic segment contains:
- the Cnfn gene encoding cornifelin, with protein MQFEMHDHVKGKAMSYPVTSQPQCTNTCYQTQLSDWHTGLTDCCNDMPVCLCGTFAPLCLACRISDDFGECCCAPYLPGGLHSLRTGMRERYHIQGSVGHDWAALTFCLPCALCQMARELKIRE; from the exons ATGCAGTTTGAGATGCACGACCACGTGAAAGGCAAAG cCATGTCATATCCAGTGACTAGTCAGCCTCAGTGCACCAACACCTGCTACCAGACACAGCTCAGCGATTGGCACACGGGCCTCACCGACTGTTGCAACGATATGCCCGTCT GTCTGTGTGGCACTTTCGCTCCACTGTGCCTCGCCTGCCGCATCTCCGATGACTTTGGGGAGTGCTGTTGTGCGCCATACCTGCCTGGAGGACTGCACTCTCTGCGCACAGGCATGCGGGAACGCTACCACATCCAG GGCTCCGTCGGGCACGACTGGGCTGCTCTCACCTTTTGTCTGCCCTGCGCCCTCTGTCAGATGGCGCGGGAACTGAAGATCCGAGAGTAA
- the Cnfn gene encoding cornifelin isoform X2, whose amino-acid sequence MSYPVTSQPQCTNTCYQTQLSDWHTGLTDCCNDMPVCLCGTFAPLCLACRISDDFGECCCAPYLPGGLHSLRTGMRERYHIQGSVGHDWAALTFCLPCALCQMARELKIRE is encoded by the exons ATGTCATATCCAGTGACTAGTCAGCCTCAGTGCACCAACACCTGCTACCAGACACAGCTCAGCGATTGGCACACGGGCCTCACCGACTGTTGCAACGATATGCCCGTCT GTCTGTGTGGCACTTTCGCTCCACTGTGCCTCGCCTGCCGCATCTCCGATGACTTTGGGGAGTGCTGTTGTGCGCCATACCTGCCTGGAGGACTGCACTCTCTGCGCACAGGCATGCGGGAACGCTACCACATCCAG GGCTCCGTCGGGCACGACTGGGCTGCTCTCACCTTTTGTCTGCCCTGCGCCCTCTGTCAGATGGCGCGGGAACTGAAGATCCGAGAGTAA
- the Megf8 gene encoding multiple epidermal growth factor-like domains protein 8 isoform X4 has translation MLPGGPGGPGAEDVAVWARAQRLHVLARMARGPDTENMEEVGRWVAQQEKETRRLQRPGSSRLFPLPGRGNKYAVEIRGQLNGSAGPGHSELTLLWDRTGVPGGSEISFFFLEPYRSLACSSYSSCLGCLADQGCGWCLNSATCHLRQGRAHCEDDGNGESLLVLVPALCPLCEEHRDCHACTQDPFCEWHQSTNRKGDAACSRRGRGRGALKNPEECPPLCSQRLTCEDCLANSSQCAWCQSTHTCFLFAAYLARYPHGGCRGWDDSVHSEPRCRSCHGFLTCHECLQSHECGWCGNEDNPTLGRCLQGDFSGPLGGGNCSLWVGEGLGLPVALPARWAYARCPDVDECRLGLARCHPRATCLNTPLSYECHCQRGYQGDGITHCNRTCLEDCGHGVCSGPPDFTCVCDLGWTSDLPPPTPAPGPPAPRCSRDCGCNFHSHCRRRGPGYCDECQDWTWGEHCERCRPGSFGNATGSGGCRPCQCNGHGDPRRGHCDNLSGLCFCQDHTEGAHCQICSPGYYGDPRAGGSCFRECGGRALLTNVSSVALGSRRFGGLLPPGGGTARAGPGLSYCVWVVSATEALQPCAPGTLCPPLTLTFSPDSSTPCTLSYVLAFDGFPRFLDTGVVQSDRSLIAAFCGQRRDRPLTVQALSGLLVLHWEANGSSSWGFNASVGSARCGSGGPGSCPVPQECVPQDGAAGAGLCRCPQGWAGPHCRMALCPENCNAHTGAGICNQSLGVCICAEGFGGPDCATKLDGGQLVWETLMDSRLSADTASRFLHRLGHTMVEGPDATLWMFGGLGLPQGLLGNLYRYSVSERRWTQMLAGAEDGGPGPSPRSFHAAAYVPAGRGAMYLLGGLTAGGITCDFWVLNLTTLQWRQEKAPQSIELPAVAGHTLTARRGLSLLLVGGYSPENGFNQQLLEYQLATGTWVSGAQSGTPPTGLYGHSAVYHEATDSLYVFGGFRFHVELAAPSPELYSLHCPDRTWSLLAPSQGAKPRPRLFHASALLGDTMVVLGGRSDPDEFSSDVLLYQVNCNTWLLPDLTRPAFVGSPMEESVAHAVAAVGSRLYISGGFGGVALGRLLALTLPPDPCRLLPSPEACNQSGACTWCHGACLSGDQAHRLGCGVPPCSPMPRSPEECRRLRTCSECLARHPRTLQPGDGEASVPRCKWCTNCPEGACIGRNGSCTSENDCRINQREVFWAGNCSEAACGAADCEQCTREGKCMWTRQFKRTGETRRILSVQPTYDWTCFSHSLLNVSPMPVESSPPLPCPTPCHLLPNCTSCLASKGADGGWQHCVWSSSLQQCLSPSYLPLRCMAGGCGRLLRGPESCSLGCAQATQCALCLRRPHCGWCAWGGQDGGGHCMEGGLSGPRDGLTCGRPGASWAFLSCPPEDECANGHHDCNETQNCHDQPHGYECSCKTGYTMDNVTGVCRPVCAQGCVNGSCVEPDHCRCHFGFVGRNCSTECRCNRHSECAGVGARDHCLLCRNHTKGSHCEQCLPLFVGSALGGGTCRPCHAFCRGNSHVCVSRKELEMARREPEKYSLDPEEIEAWVAEGPSEDEAVCVNCQNNSYGDRCESCLHGYFLLDGKCTKCQCNGHADTCNEQDGTGCPCQNNTETGVCQGSSPSDRRDCYKYQCAKCRESFHGSPLGGQQCYRLISVEQECCLDPTSQTNCFHEPKRRALGPGRTVLFGVQPKFTNVDIRLTLDVTFGAVDLYVSTSYDTFVVRVAPDTGVHTVHIQPPPPPPPPPPPADGVPRVASDLGGLGTGSGSGSPVEPRVREVWPRGLITYVTVTEPSAVLVVRSVRDRLVITYPHEHHALKSSRFYLLLLGVGDPNGPGANGSADSQGLLFFRQDQAHIDLFVFFSVFFSCFFLFLSLCVLLWKAKQALDQRQEQRRHLQEMTKMASRPFAKVTVCFPPDPAGPAPAWKPAGLPPPAFRRSEPFLAPLLLTGAGGPWGPMGGGCCPPALPATTAGLRAGPITLEPTEDGMAGVATLLLQLPGGPHAPNGACLGSALVTLRHRLHEYCGGSGGAGGSGHGGGGGRKGLLSQDNLTSMSL, from the exons ATGCTGCCAGGAGGACCAGGTGGCCCTGGGGCCGAAGATGTGGCTGTGTGGGCTCGGGCCCAGCGCCTCCATGTCCTGGCCCGGATGGCCAGAGGCCCTGACACTGAGAACATG GAAGAGGTGGGACGCTGGGTGGCTCAGCAGGAGAAGGAGACACGGCGTCTGCAGCGCCCCGGCTCTAGTCGCCTCTTCCCACTGCCCGGTCGAGGCAACAAGTATGCTGTGGAGATCCGAGGCCAGCTCAATGGCTCCGCAGGCCCTGGGCACAGTGAGCTCACTCTCCTGTGGGATCGGACTGGAGTGCCGGGTGGCAGT GAgatctccttcttcttcctggaGCCCTACCGCTCTTTGGCctgctcctcctactcctcctgtcTGGGCTGCCTGGCCGATCAGGGCTGTGGCTGGTGCCTCAACAGTGCCACCTGTCACCTGCGTCAGGGCAGGGCCCACTGTGAGGATGACGGGAACGGCGAGTCCTTGCTGGTGCTGGTGCCTGCCCTCTGTCCACTCTGTGAGGAGCATCGTGACTGCCATGCCTGCACCCAG GACCCCTTTTGTGAGTGGCATCAGAGCACCAACCGCAAAGGTGACGCAGCCTGCAGCCGGCGAGGCCGGGGCCGAGGCGCTCTGAAGAATCCCGAGGAATGCCCCCCACTCTGCAGCCA ACGCCTGACCTGTGAGGACTGCCTGGCCAACTCTAGCCAGTGCGCCTGGTGCCAGTCAACTCACACCTGCTTCCTGTTTGCTGCCTACCTGGCCCGGTACCCACACGGGGGCTGCCGTGGCTGGGACGACAG TGTGCATTCAGAGCCACGCTGCAGGAGCTGCCACGGATTTTTGACTTGTCACGAGTGTCTACAGAGCCACGAGTGTGGTTGGTGTGGCAATGAAGACAACCCCACTCTGGGACG GTGCCTACAGGGGGACTTCTCCGGACCCCTGGGTGGGGGGAACTGCTCCCTGTGGGTGGGAGAGGGCCTGGGGCTGCCTGTGGCTCTTCCTGCTCGCTGGGCTTATGCCCGCTGTCCAGATGTGGATGAATGTCGCCTGGGTCTGGCGAGGTGTCACCCACGGGCAACGTGCCTCAACACGCCTCTCAGCTATGAGTGTCATTGCCAGCGCGGCTACCAGGGTGATGGCATCACACACTGTAACCGCAC GTGCCTGGAAGACTGTGGCCACGGTGTGTGTAGCGGTCCCCCGGACTTCACTTGCGTGTGTGACCTGGGTTGGACCTCAGATTTGCCACCACCCACACCTGCCCCAGGACCCCCTGCCCCACGCTGCTCTCGAGACTGTGGCTGCAACTTTCACAGTCATTGCCGCCGGCGGGGACCTGGCTACTGTGATGAGTGCCAGG ACTGGACATGGGGGGAACACTGTGAACGGTGCCGGCCTGGCAGCTTTGGCAATGCAACGGGCTCTGGTGGCTGCCGACCCTGCCAGTGTAACGGGCATGGAGACCCACGTCGTGGCCACTGTGACAACCTCAGTGGGCTCTGCTTCTGCCAGGACCATACTGAAGGTGCCCACTGTCAGATTTGCTCTCCAGGATACTATGGGGACCCCCG AGCTGGTGGCTCCTGCTTCCGGGAGTGTGGGGGTCGTGCCCTCCTCACCAATGTGTCCTCAGTGGCTCTGGGCTCTCGCCGCTTTGGGGGACTTCTGCCTCCAGGTGGTGGGACAGCAAGAGCTGGACCCGGCCTGTCCTACTGTGTGTGGGTTGTCTCAGCCACAGAAGCGCTGCAGCCCTGTGCCCCTGGGACCCTCTGTCCCCCACTCACCCTCACCTTCTCTCCAGACAGCAGCACCCCTTGCACA CTGAGCTATGTCCTGGCCTTTGATGGATTCCCACGCTTTCTGGACACTGGGGTCGTCCAGTCAGACCGGAGCCTCATAGCTGCCTTCTGTGGTCAGCGGCGGGACAGACCTCTCACCGTGCAGGCTTTATCTG GGTTACTTGTGTTGCACTGGGAGGCCAATGGCTCCTCCTCCTGGGGATTCAATGCTTCCGTGGGCTCTGCCCGATGTGGATCAGGAGGCCCTGGCAGTTGCCCTGTCCCTCAGGAGTGTGTGCCCCAGGATGGGGCTGCAGGTGCTGGGCTCTGCCGATGTCCTCAGGGCTGGGCTGGGCCTCACTGCCGCATGGCTCTGTGTCCTGAGAACTGCAACGCCCACACGGGGGCAGGGATTTGTAACCAG AGCCtaggtgtgtgcatctgtgctgAGGGCTTTGGTGGCCCAGACTGTGCCACGAAGCTGGATGGTGGGCAGTTGGTCTGGGAAACACTCATGGACAGCCGCCTCTCAGCT GACACTGCTAGTCGCTTCCTTCACCGCCTGGGGCATACTATGGTAGAGGGACCTGATGCTACTTTGTGGATGTTTGGGGGACTGGGTCTGCCGCAGGGCCTGCTGGGAAACTTGTATAG GTATTCAGTCAGTGAGCGCAGGTGGACACAGATGCTGGCAGGAGCTGAGGATGGGGGCCCAGGCCCATCACCCCGCTCCTTTCACGCAGCTGCCTATGTACCTGCTGGCCGTGGTGCCATGTACCTGCTGGGGGGCCTCACAGCTGGGGGCATCACCTGTGACTTCTGGGTCCTTAACCTCACTACCCTacagtggagacaggagaag GCCCCTCAGAGCATAGAGCTGCCAGCAGTCGCTGGTCACACCCTTACTGCCCGTCGAGGCCTGTCTCTGCTCTTGGTGGGTGGCTACTCCCCTGAAAATGGCTTCAACCAGCAGTTGTTGGAGTACCAGCTGGCAACCGGCACGTGGGTGTCTGGAGCCCAGAGTGGGACGCCCCCAACAG GTCTCTATGGCCATTCTGCGGTCTACCATGAGGCCACCGACTCCCTCTATGTGTTTGGGGGTTTCCGCTTCCATGTGGAATTGGCGGCGCCTTCTCCGGAGCTCTACTCCCTGCACTGTCCTGACCgcacctggagcttgctggcacCTTCTCAGGGGGCCAAG CCCCGGCCCCGGCTCTTCCATGCCTCAGCCCTGCTGGGGGACACCATGGTGGTCCTCGGGGGGCGCTCGGACCCCGATGAATTCAGCAGTGATGTCCTGCTCTACCAGGTCAACTGCAACACCTGGCTCCTGCCTGACCTCACCC GTCCAGCCTTTGTGGGGTCCCCGATGGAGGAGTCCGTGGCTCACGCAGTGGCAGCAGTGGGTAGCCGCCTGTACATCTCTGGAGGATTTGGGGGAGTAGCCTTGGGCCGCCTGCTGGCATTAACCCTGCCCCCTGACCCCTGTCGTCTGCTGCCTTCACCTGAAGCTTGCAACCAGTCTGGGGCCTGCACCTGGTGCCATGGTGCTTGCCTGTCTGGGGACCAGGCCCACAG ACTGGGTTGTGGGGTGCCCCCTTGCTCCCCAATGCCTCGCTCGCCTGAGGAATGTCGGAGACTGCGGACCTGCAGTGAGTGCCTGGCCCGCCATCCTCGGACCCTGCAGCCTGGAGATGGAGAG GCATCCGTTCCCCGCTGTAAGTGGTGCACTAACTGCCCAGAGGGCGCCTGCATCGGGCGCAATGGGTCCTGCACCTCCGAGAATGACTGTCGAATCAACCAACGAGAGGTCTTCTGGGCTGGTAACTGCTCAGAGGCCGCATGCGGGGCTGCCGACTGTGAGCAGTGCACACGGGAGGGAAAGTGCATGTGGACTCGGCAATTCAAGAGGACTG GGGAGACTCGGCGTATCCTGTCAGTGCAGCCCACCTACGACTGGACTTGCTTCAGCCATTCTCTGCTGAATGTGTCTCCTATGCCGGTGGAGTCCTCACCCCCACTGCCCTGTCCCACCCCCTGTCACCTCCTCCCCAATTGCACATCCTGCCTGGCCTCCAAGGGTGCAGATGGAGGCTGGCAGCACTGTGTGTGGAGCAGCAGCCTCCAGCAG TGTCTGAGCCCCTCCTACCTGCCCTTACGCTGTATGGCTGGAGGCTGTGGGCGGCTGCTTCGGGGGCCAGAGAGCTGCTCCCTGGGCTGTGCTCAGGCTACGCAGTGCGCCCTGTGTCTGCGAAGACCCCACTGTGGCTGGTGTGCCTGGGGGGGACAGGATGGAGGTGGCCACTGCATGGAAGGTGGTCTCAGTGGCCCCCGAGATG GGCTCACGTGTGGACGTCCTGGGGCATCCTGGGCCTTCCTGTCCTGCCCCCCTGAGGACGAGTGTGCAAACGGGCACCATGACTGCAATGAGACTCAGAACTGCCACGACCAGCCCCACGGCTACGAGTGCAGCTGCAAGACAGGCTACACCATGGACAA TGTGACTGGCGTCTGCCGCCCTGTGTGTGCCCAGGGCTGTGTGAACGGCTCCTGTGTGGAGCCTGATCACTGCCGGTGTCACTTTGGCTTTGTTGGCCGCAATTGCTCCACAGAGTGTCGTTGCAATCGCCACAGTGAGTGTGCTGGCGTTGGAGCACGGGATCACTGCCTGCTGTGCCGGAACCACACCAAG GGTAGCCACTGTGAGCAGTGTCTCCCACTGTTTGTGGGTTCGGCTTTGGGTGGCGGGACCTGCCGGCCATGCCATGCCTTCTGTCGAGGGAACAGCCATGTGTGTGTCTCCAGGAAAGAGCTAGAAATGGCCAGAAGGGAGCCAGAGAAGTACTCACTGGATCCAGAGGAG ATTGAAGCCTGGGTGGCAGAAGGGCCTAGTGAAGATGAAGCTGTGTGTGTGAACTGCCAGAACAACAGCTACGGAGACAGATGTGAGAGCTGCCTGCACGGCTACTTCCTCCTGGACGGGAAATGCACCAA GTGCCAGTGCAATGGCCACGCTGACACCTGTAACGAGCAGGACGGAACAGGATGCCCATGTCAGAACAACACAGAGACAGGCGTCTGCCAGGGCAGCTCTCCTAGTGACCGCCGAGACTGCTACAAGTACCAG TGTGCTAAGTGCCGGGAGTCATTCCACGGGAGCCCACTGGGTGGCCAGCAGTGTTACCGACTCATCTCGGTGGAGCAGGAGTGCTGCCTGGACCCCACTTCCCAGACCAACTGCTTCCATGAGCCGAAGCGCCGGGCCTTGGGTCCTGGCCGAACTGTGCTGTTTGGCGTCCAACCCAAGTTCACCAATGTGGACATCCGCCTGACACTAGACGTGACCTTCGGTGCTGTGGACCTCTATGTCTCCACTTCCTATGACACTTTTGTGGTCCGAGTGGCCCCTGACACAGGTGTCCACACTGTGCACATccagccacccccacctcccccacctcctccgcCTCCTGCCGATGGTGTACCTCGTGTGGCTTCGGACCTAGGAGGACTGGGGACCGGAAGTGGATCAGGTTCTCCAGTGGAGCCACGAGTCCGCGAGGTGTGGCCACGGGGCCTGATTACCTATGTGACAGTGACGGAACCCTCGGCAGTGCTGGTGGTCCGCAGTGTGCGGGACAGGCTGGTGATCACCTATCCCCATGAGCACCACGCCCTCAAGTCCAGCCGCTTCTACCTGCTGCTGCTGGGGGTAGGGGATCCCAACGGGCCTGGGGCCAACGGCTCGGCGGACTCACAGGGCCTGCTCTTCTTCCGGCAAGACCAGGCCCACATTGACCTGTTCgtcttcttctctgtcttcttttcctgcttcttcctcttcctctcactcTGTGTGCTCCTCTGGAAGGCCAAGCAGGCTCTGGACCAGCGGCAAGAGCAGCGCCGGCACCTGCAGGAGATGACCAAGATGGCTAGCCGCCCCTTTGCCAAGGTCACAGTCTGCTTCCCTCCAGACCCTGCGGGCCCAGCACCTGCCTGGAAGCCAGCTGGCCTCCCGCCTCCTGCCTTCCGCCGCTCCGAGCCATTTCTTGCACCTCTActgctgacaggagctgggggGCCCTGGGGACCCATGGGAGGAGGGTGCTGCCCACCAGCTCTCCCTGCCACCACAGCTGGCCTACGAGCTGGGCCCATTACCCTTGAACCCACAGAAGATGGCATGGCTGGTGTGGCCACTCTGCTGCTCCAGCTACCTGGGGGGCCTCATGCTCCCAATGGGGCCTGCCTTGGGTCAGCCCTTGTCACTCTGCGTCATAGGCTGCATGAGTACTGTGGGGGAAGCGGGGGTGCTGGGGGCAGTGGACATGGGGGTGGTGGAGGCCGGAAGGGACTGTTAAGTCAGGACAATCTCACTAGCATGTCCCTTTGA